The following proteins come from a genomic window of Streptococcus oralis:
- a CDS encoding TraX family protein — MKKWNATQLKYLMAAVMVLDHVPHITGIVSPLWEGIFHAMTRCVGVWFAYMAMEGFIHTRNLKNYLIRLWSWALVMFAGNSLLNTLFAAKGVMVNSNIFLTLAIGVTMLLIGFPRKELDKKEKLWRRIGVAGILIFGSLFTEGGITMLPFLLISYSCRNRKGLRNLLYTLLWAFLLVTSIHTYDTWYQTLEMMLYNSDWLFITVFPFMALYNGQRGKETSWNKYFFYIFYPAHLWIITLIAYLVK, encoded by the coding sequence ATGAAAAAATGGAATGCGACGCAGTTGAAGTATCTGATGGCAGCAGTAATGGTTCTAGACCATGTCCCTCATATTACCGGAATCGTTTCTCCTCTGTGGGAAGGTATTTTCCACGCTATGACCCGTTGTGTGGGAGTTTGGTTTGCGTATATGGCTATGGAAGGTTTTATCCATACTCGAAATTTGAAAAACTATCTCATCCGTCTCTGGAGTTGGGCGCTTGTCATGTTCGCAGGAAATAGCCTCCTCAATACCCTATTTGCAGCTAAAGGGGTAATGGTCAATAGTAACATTTTCTTGACTTTGGCCATCGGTGTCACCATGCTTTTGATTGGTTTTCCCAGAAAAGAGCTGGATAAAAAAGAGAAGTTGTGGCGTCGGATTGGGGTTGCGGGTATTCTGATATTTGGTAGTCTTTTTACTGAGGGTGGTATCACTATGCTACCATTTCTCTTGATTAGTTACTCTTGTCGGAATCGTAAGGGATTGCGAAATCTCCTCTATACTCTCCTTTGGGCCTTTCTATTAGTGACTTCTATCCATACCTATGATACTTGGTACCAAACCTTGGAAATGATGCTTTACAATTCTGACTGGCTCTTTATCACTGTATTTCCTTTTATGGCCTTGTATAATGGACAGCGAGGAAAGGAAACTAGCTGGAATAAATATTTCTTTTATATTTTCTACCCAGCTCATCTATGGATTATAACCTTGATTGCTTATTTGGTTAAGTAG
- the aguA gene encoding agmatine deiminase has translation MMDSPKKLGYRMPAEYEPHHGTLMIWPTRPGSWPSQGKAAKRAFSQIIKTIAEGETVYLLVDQDHLSEAQSYLGDKVVYLEIPTNDAWARDTGPTILVNDKREKLAVDWSFNAWGGAVDGLYQDYEDDDQVASRFADFLEMPVYDAKPFVLEGGAIHSDGQGTILVTESCLLSPGRNPHLSKEQIENTLLESLGAEKVIWLPYGIYQDETNEHVDNVAAFVGPAELVLAWTDDQNDPQYAMSVADLALLEKETDAKGRPFTIHKLPIPALHQVVTEEDLPGYIYEEGEEERYAGERLAASYVNFYIANKSVLVPQFEDVNDQVALDILSNCFPDRKVVGIPARDILLGGGNIHCITQQIPE, from the coding sequence ATGATGGACAGTCCAAAAAAATTAGGCTATCGTATGCCAGCAGAGTACGAACCACATCATGGAACCCTCATGATCTGGCCGACTAGACCAGGTTCATGGCCCTCTCAAGGAAAAGCTGCCAAAAGAGCATTTAGCCAAATTATAAAGACCATAGCAGAAGGGGAAACTGTTTATCTTTTGGTGGACCAGGACCATCTATCTGAAGCCCAATCTTATCTTGGAGACAAGGTTGTTTATCTAGAAATTCCGACAAATGATGCCTGGGCACGTGATACGGGTCCGACTATTCTCGTCAATGATAAAAGAGAAAAGTTGGCCGTCGATTGGTCTTTCAATGCCTGGGGTGGTGCAGTCGATGGCCTCTACCAAGATTATGAAGATGATGACCAAGTAGCCAGTCGTTTTGCTGATTTCTTGGAAATGCCTGTCTATGATGCCAAACCTTTTGTACTGGAAGGCGGCGCGATACATAGTGATGGTCAAGGAACCATTCTTGTGACTGAAAGTTGTCTTCTAAGTCCTGGACGCAATCCCCACCTGTCTAAAGAGCAAATTGAAAACACCTTATTAGAGAGTCTTGGTGCCGAAAAAGTTATTTGGCTTCCTTACGGTATTTATCAGGACGAAACCAATGAACATGTTGACAATGTTGCTGCCTTTGTTGGTCCTGCGGAACTTGTCTTAGCTTGGACAGATGATCAAAACGATCCCCAGTATGCTATGTCTGTAGCTGATTTAGCTCTTTTAGAGAAGGAAACAGATGCAAAAGGGCGTCCCTTCACTATTCATAAATTGCCAATCCCAGCGCTTCATCAAGTTGTAACCGAAGAGGATTTGCCAGGCTACATCTATGAAGAAGGGGAAGAAGAGCGTTATGCAGGTGAACGTCTTGCAGCTTCCTATGTCAATTTTTATATTGCCAACAAATCTGTCTTGGTTCCCCAGTTTGAGGATGTAAACGACCAAGTGGCCCTAGATATCCTCAGCAACTGTTTCCCAGATCGTAAAGTTGTCGGAATACCAGCTAGAGATATTCTTTTAGGTGGTGGCAATATCCACTGTATCACCCAACAAATCCCTGAATAG
- the speE gene encoding polyamine aminopropyltransferase, translated as MDLWFSEVHTPDVKLSLRTAKQLYAGKSEWQDIEVLDTPAFGKILILNGHVLFSDADDFVYNEMTVHVPMAVHPNPKKVLVIGGGDGGVAQVLTLYPELEQIDIVEPDEMLVEVCREYFPDFAAGLDDPRVTIYYQNGLRFLRNCEDDYDIIINDATDPFGHTEGLFTKEFYGNSYRALKEDGIMIYQHGSPFFDEDESACRSMHRKVNQAFPISRVYQAHIPTSPAGYWLFGFASKKYHPVKDFDKEGWKKRQLFTEYYTANLHVGAFMLPKYVEDILEEEEGKK; from the coding sequence ATGGATTTGTGGTTTTCTGAAGTTCATACTCCAGATGTGAAATTATCTTTGAGAACAGCTAAGCAACTCTACGCTGGAAAAAGTGAATGGCAGGATATAGAAGTATTAGATACTCCCGCTTTTGGGAAAATATTAATCTTAAATGGCCATGTCTTGTTTTCAGATGCAGATGATTTTGTCTACAATGAAATGACCGTCCACGTACCGATGGCTGTCCATCCCAATCCAAAGAAAGTCTTGGTTATAGGGGGGGGCGACGGCGGAGTTGCCCAAGTATTAACACTCTATCCTGAACTGGAGCAAATCGATATCGTGGAACCAGATGAAATGCTTGTTGAGGTTTGTCGTGAGTATTTCCCAGACTTTGCTGCAGGGCTAGATGACCCTCGTGTTACGATTTATTATCAAAATGGACTGAGATTTTTGAGAAACTGTGAGGATGATTACGATATCATTATCAACGATGCGACGGATCCATTTGGACATACGGAAGGGCTCTTTACCAAGGAATTTTATGGAAACAGTTACAGAGCTCTCAAAGAAGACGGTATCATGATTTATCAGCATGGTAGTCCTTTCTTTGACGAAGATGAGTCAGCTTGCCGAAGCATGCACCGTAAGGTCAATCAAGCCTTTCCAATCAGTCGGGTTTATCAGGCGCACATCCCAACCAGTCCAGCTGGCTATTGGCTATTTGGATTTGCATCGAAAAAATACCACCCTGTTAAAGATTTTGATAAGGAAGGCTGGAAAAAACGCCAGCTTTTCACAGAATACTACACTGCAAACTTACATGTGGGAGCCTTTATGTTGCCTAAGTATGTAGAAGACATTTTAGAAGAAGAGGAAGGGAAAAAATGA
- the aguB gene encoding N-carbamoylputrescine amidase produces the protein MRNVRVAAIQMQCAKDVATNIQTAERLVRQAADKGAQIILLPELFERPYFCQERQYDYYQYAQSVIENTAIQHFKSIAKELEVVLPISFYEKDGNVLYNSIAVIDADGEVLGVYRKTHIPDDHYYQEKFYFTPGNTGFKVWDTRYAKIGIGICWDQWFPETARCLALNGAELLFYPTAIGSEPILDTDSCGHWQRTMQGHAAANIVPVIAANRYGLEEVTPSEENGGQSSSLDFYGSSFMTDETGAILERAERQGEAVLVATYELDKGESERLNWGLFRDRRPEMYQRITD, from the coding sequence ATGAGAAATGTAAGAGTTGCAGCAATCCAGATGCAATGTGCCAAGGATGTAGCAACAAATATCCAAACAGCGGAGCGTTTAGTACGTCAAGCTGCAGACAAAGGTGCACAAATCATCCTCTTACCAGAGTTGTTTGAACGTCCCTATTTCTGTCAGGAACGCCAGTATGACTACTACCAGTATGCCCAGTCGGTGATAGAAAATACAGCTATTCAACATTTTAAATCGATTGCTAAGGAACTAGAAGTTGTTCTGCCGATTAGTTTCTATGAAAAAGATGGCAATGTCTTGTATAACTCTATCGCCGTCATTGATGCTGATGGGGAAGTGCTGGGTGTTTATCGAAAGACCCACATACCAGATGACCATTATTATCAAGAAAAGTTTTACTTTACGCCTGGTAACACTGGTTTCAAGGTCTGGGATACTCGCTATGCTAAGATTGGTATCGGTATCTGTTGGGATCAATGGTTCCCCGAAACAGCGCGCTGTCTTGCATTGAATGGTGCTGAATTGCTCTTTTATCCAACAGCCATCGGTTCAGAGCCAATTCTGGATACAGACAGTTGTGGGCACTGGCAACGTACGATGCAAGGCCACGCAGCAGCGAATATTGTCCCAGTCATTGCAGCCAATCGTTATGGTTTGGAGGAAGTCACTCCTAGCGAGGAAAATGGTGGACAAAGTTCCAGTCTTGACTTCTACGGTTCCTCCTTTATGACGGATGAAACAGGAGCTATTTTAGAGAGAGCTGAAAGACAAGGTGAAGCTGTTTTGGTAGCCACTTATGAGCTTGACAAGGGAGAAAGCGAACGCCTAAACTGGGGCTTGTTTCGTGATAGGAGACCAGAAATGTATCAACGGATTACCGACTAG
- a CDS encoding aminotransferase class I/II-fold pyridoxal phosphate-dependent enzyme codes for MIKLDQNQAPIYEGLIKLRKKRIVPFDVPGHKRGRGNPELVELLGEKCVGIDVNSMKPLDNLGHPISIIRDAEELAADAFGAAHAFLMIGGTTSSVQTMILSTCKAGDKIILPRNVHKSAINALVLCGAIPIYIEMSVDPKIGIALGLENDRVAQAIKEHPDAKAILINNPTYYGICSDLKSLTEMAHEAGMLVLVDEAHGAHLHFTDKLPLSAMDAGADMAAVSMHKSGGSLTQSSILLIGEHMNPEYVRQIINLTQSTSASYLLMASLDISRRNLALRGKESFEKVIELSEYARREINAIGGYYAYSKELIDGVSVCDFDVTKLSVYTQGIGLTGIEVYDLLRDEYDIQIEFGDIGNILAYISIGDRIQDIERLVGALADIKRLYSRDGKDLIAGEYIQPELVLSPQEAFYSERRSLTLDESVGQVCGEFVMCYPPGIPILAPGERITREIVDYILFAKERGCSLQGTEDPEVNHINVIDRKEN; via the coding sequence TTGATAAAGTTAGATCAGAACCAGGCCCCTATTTATGAAGGTCTGATTAAGTTACGAAAGAAAAGGATTGTTCCCTTTGATGTACCAGGTCATAAACGCGGACGGGGAAATCCAGAACTTGTTGAATTGTTGGGAGAAAAATGTGTTGGCATTGATGTCAATTCTATGAAACCCTTGGATAATCTAGGCCATCCCATTTCGATTATTCGAGATGCAGAGGAGCTGGCTGCGGATGCTTTTGGAGCAGCGCATGCCTTTCTCATGATTGGTGGAACAACATCATCTGTTCAAACTATGATTCTTTCCACCTGCAAGGCTGGAGATAAGATTATTCTGCCGCGAAATGTTCACAAATCTGCTATCAATGCGCTGGTTCTATGTGGTGCCATTCCCATCTATATCGAGATGAGTGTAGATCCTAAAATTGGCATCGCTTTAGGTCTTGAAAATGACCGTGTTGCACAGGCCATCAAGGAACATCCGGATGCTAAAGCTATCCTAATCAACAATCCTACCTACTATGGGATTTGTTCAGACCTCAAGAGTTTAACGGAAATGGCTCATGAAGCTGGCATGCTGGTTTTAGTGGATGAAGCCCATGGAGCGCATTTGCATTTTACAGACAAATTGCCACTATCTGCTATGGACGCTGGCGCTGATATGGCGGCGGTCTCTATGCATAAGTCTGGTGGGAGTTTGACCCAGAGCTCCATCCTGCTTATCGGGGAGCATATGAATCCTGAATATGTTCGACAGATCATTAACCTGACCCAGTCTACATCTGCCTCTTACTTGTTGATGGCAAGCCTTGATATTTCACGTCGTAATCTAGCTCTTCGTGGTAAAGAGTCTTTTGAGAAGGTTATTGAACTATCCGAGTATGCTCGTCGTGAAATCAATGCTATCGGTGGTTACTATGCCTACTCAAAAGAGTTAATAGACGGTGTGTCGGTCTGTGATTTTGACGTGACCAAGCTGTCAGTCTACACTCAGGGTATTGGCTTAACAGGTATCGAAGTTTATGACCTCCTGCGAGACGAATATGATATTCAGATTGAGTTTGGGGATATTGGCAATATCTTGGCTTATATTTCCATCGGCGACCGCATCCAAGACATAGAGCGTCTGGTCGGTGCTTTAGCTGATATTAAGAGACTCTATTCAAGAGATGGAAAGGACTTGATTGCTGGAGAATATATCCAACCAGAGTTAGTGCTATCTCCTCAGGAAGCCTTCTATTCAGAGAGAAGAAGTTTAACCTTGGATGAGTCTGTTGGACAGGTCTGTGGGGAATTTGTCATGTGCTATCCTCCAGGGATTCCAATCCTAGCACCAGGTGAACGTATTACACGAGAAATTGTGGATTATATCCTATTTGCCAAAGAACGTGGTTGCTCCCTCCAAGGGACGGAAGATCCAGAAGTCAATCACATCAACGTTATTGATAGAAAGGAGAACTAG
- the nspC gene encoding carboxynorspermidine decarboxylase, translating to MKLEQVPTPAYVIDLAKLEANCRILQYVQEEGGCKVLLAQKAYSLYKTYPLISQYLSGTTASGLYEAKLAREEFPGEVHVFAPAFKDTDLEELLEITDHIVFNSERQLHKHGARCREAGISVGLRINPQCSTQGDHALYDPCAPGSRFGVTLDKIPSDLLDLVDGLHFHTLCEQGADDLETTLKAVEAQFGPYLHEVKWLNMGGGHHITREDYDIDLLISEIKRIRETYDLEVYIEPGEAIALNAGYLATEVLDIVENGMEILVLDASATCHMPDVLEMPYRPPLRNGFEAQEKAHTYRLSSNTCLTGDVIGDYSFENPVEIGDRLYFEDMAIYSFVKNNTFNGIGLPSLYLMDEQGDCSLVKAFGYQDFKGRLS from the coding sequence ATGAAGCTAGAACAGGTACCAACACCAGCTTACGTCATTGACTTGGCAAAGTTAGAAGCCAACTGCCGCATTCTACAATATGTACAAGAAGAGGGCGGTTGCAAGGTTTTGCTTGCCCAGAAGGCTTATTCACTCTACAAAACCTATCCCTTGATCAGCCAGTATCTCTCTGGTACGACGGCTAGTGGTCTCTATGAAGCTAAGCTCGCTAGAGAAGAATTTCCGGGGGAAGTTCATGTCTTTGCGCCAGCTTTCAAGGATACGGACTTGGAGGAATTGCTGGAGATAACGGACCATATTGTTTTTAACTCTGAGAGACAGTTGCATAAACATGGTGCTCGTTGTCGTGAGGCTGGTATCAGTGTCGGTTTGCGCATCAATCCTCAATGTTCAACGCAGGGTGACCACGCGCTCTACGATCCTTGTGCACCTGGCTCCCGTTTTGGAGTTACCCTAGACAAGATACCGAGTGATTTGCTGGACTTGGTAGACGGCCTTCATTTTCATACTCTTTGTGAGCAAGGGGCAGATGATTTAGAGACAACTTTGAAAGCTGTAGAAGCGCAGTTTGGTCCTTATTTACATGAGGTTAAATGGCTCAATATGGGCGGTGGCCACCACATTACAAGAGAAGACTATGATATCGATTTGCTGATTTCTGAAATCAAGCGTATCCGAGAAACTTACGATCTTGAAGTCTACATCGAGCCGGGTGAAGCTATTGCGCTCAATGCGGGTTATCTAGCAACTGAAGTATTGGATATTGTAGAAAACGGTATGGAGATCTTGGTTTTAGATGCCTCCGCGACCTGCCATATGCCAGATGTACTTGAGATGCCCTATCGTCCACCTTTGAGAAATGGATTTGAGGCTCAGGAAAAAGCCCATACCTATAGACTTTCTTCCAATACTTGTCTAACAGGCGATGTGATTGGCGACTATAGTTTTGAAAATCCAGTTGAGATTGGAGACAGACTTTACTTTGAAGACATGGCTATTTACTCCTTTGTCAAAAATAATACTTTTAACGGTATTGGCTTGCCAAGTCTCTATCTTATGGACGAGCAGGGAGACTGCAGTTTAGTCAAAGCCTTCGGTTATCAAGACTTTAAAGGGAGATTATCATGA
- a CDS encoding saccharopine dehydrogenase family protein, translated as MSRLLVIGCGGVAQVAISKICQDSETFTEIMIASRTKSKCDDLKAKLEGKTSTKIETAALDADKVEEVIALIESYKPEAVLNVALPYQDLTIMDACLATGVHYIDTANYEAENTEDPEWRAIYEKRCKELGFTAYFDYSWQWAYQEKFKEAGLTALLGSGFDPGVTSVFSAYALKHYFDEIHYIDILDCNGGDHGYPFATNFNPEINLREVSAPGSYWEDGKWVEVEAMSIKREYDFPQVGQKDMYLLHHEEIESLAKNIPGVKRIRFFMTFGQSYLTHMKCLENVGLLRTDTINFNGQEIVPIQFLKALLPDPASLGPRTVGKTNIGCIFTGIKDGVEKTIYIYNVCDHQECYAEVGSQAISYTTGVPAMIGTKLVMNGTWKQPGVYNLEELDPDPFMEALNEYGLPWVVVENPQMVD; from the coding sequence ATGAGTCGTTTATTAGTCATTGGATGTGGGGGCGTTGCCCAAGTTGCCATTTCAAAGATTTGTCAAGATAGCGAAACCTTTACAGAGATTATGATTGCTAGCCGTACAAAGTCAAAATGTGATGATTTGAAGGCTAAATTAGAAGGCAAAACAAGTACAAAGATTGAAACAGCTGCTCTTGATGCTGATAAGGTAGAAGAAGTGATTGCTTTGATTGAAAGCTACAAACCAGAAGCCGTTTTGAACGTAGCTCTGCCATACCAAGACTTAACTATCATGGATGCTTGTTTGGCGACAGGTGTCCACTATATAGATACTGCCAACTATGAGGCTGAGAATACAGAAGACCCTGAATGGCGCGCCATTTATGAAAAACGTTGCAAGGAACTAGGTTTTACAGCTTACTTTGACTACTCATGGCAGTGGGCTTATCAGGAGAAATTCAAAGAAGCAGGCTTGACAGCTCTTCTTGGTTCTGGTTTTGACCCAGGTGTGACCAGTGTCTTTTCAGCTTATGCTTTGAAACACTATTTTGATGAAATCCACTATATCGACATTTTAGACTGTAATGGTGGAGATCACGGTTATCCATTTGCGACGAATTTTAATCCAGAAATCAATCTCCGCGAGGTTTCTGCGCCAGGTTCTTACTGGGAAGATGGAAAATGGGTCGAAGTCGAAGCCATGTCTATCAAACGTGAGTATGATTTCCCTCAAGTTGGACAGAAAGACATGTATCTCCTTCACCATGAAGAAATTGAATCATTGGCGAAAAACATTCCAGGTGTTAAACGCATTCGTTTCTTTATGACCTTTGGGCAATCTTATCTAACGCACATGAAATGCTTGGAAAATGTCGGACTCCTTCGTACGGATACCATTAACTTTAACGGTCAAGAAATTGTGCCAATCCAATTTTTGAAAGCCTTGCTTCCAGATCCAGCCAGCCTTGGTCCACGCACAGTTGGTAAAACCAATATCGGTTGTATCTTTACAGGTATCAAAGACGGCGTTGAAAAGACTATCTATATCTACAATGTTTGCGACCATCAGGAATGTTATGCAGAAGTTGGTTCACAAGCAATTTCTTACACGACAGGCGTTCCAGCCATGATTGGGACCAAATTAGTGATGAATGGAACTTGGAAACAACCTGGAGTATATAACCTTGAAGAATTGGATCCAGATCCATTCATGGAAGCTTTGAATGAGTACGGATTGCCTTGGGTTGTGGTTGAAAATCCACAAATGGTGGACTAA